The genomic window TGACGCTGCTGTCGGACTTCCCGACGCTGATGCGGCTCATGCAGCTGAACCCGCTCGTCTACCTGATTGAAGGCTACCGTTCGGTATTCTTCGGTACCGAGTGGTACTTCATCACCCATTGGGAGCTGACGCTGTACTTCTGGGGCCTCATCTTCGTGATGCTCGCCATCGGTGCGACGCTGCACGTCAAATTCAGACGCAATTTCATCGACTACCTATAAGAGGGATGTAAATGACCAAAACAATCGTGACCAGGAATCTGGTAAAAAACTACAAGCTCTACGAGAGTCAGAAGGAGCGCATCTTCGACCTCCTCAGTCCGCGTTCCCATGGGCAGGTGTTCCATGCACTGAACGGTGTGGACTTTGAGGCCGAACAGGGGGACGTCATCGGATTCATCGGCATCAACGGCTCCGGAAAATCGACGTTGTCGAACATCATCGCCGGCATCGTGCCGGAATCCGGCGGGGAAGTCCATGTCAACGGCCAGACGGCGCTGATCGCCGTCGCAGCAGGCCTGAATGATGAACTGACCGGACGGGACAACATCGAGCTGAAATGCCTGATGCTCGGATTCTCGAAGGATGAGATCCGTGAACTCGAACCCGACATCATCGCCTTCTCCGAACTCGAGAACTTCATCGATCAGCCGGTCAAGTCGTATTCGAGCGGCATGAAGTCGCGCCTCGGCTTCGCCATCAGCGTCAACGTCGATCCGGACATCCTCATCATCGATGAGGCACTGTCCGTCGGCGACCGGGCATTCGCAGAGAAGAGTCTGCAGAAGATGATGCAGTTCAAGGAACAGGGCAAGACGATGATCTTCGTCAGCCACTCGATCAACCAGGTCAAGAACTTCTGCGACAAGATACTGTGGCTCGAATTCGGCCGGGTCAAGGCATTCGGTGAAGTGGGCGATGTCATTCCGCTGTACGAGTCGTTCCTCAACAAATGGCAGAAGATGTCTAAGGAGGAACGCGAGGAATACCGGACACGGACGATGAACCGTGAGATGAACGGCGACGACTACCGCAAGGTCGGCAGCCTCCTCCTGCTGGACGATGGGGAGGAAGATCTCGAAATCTCCCACAAATACACCATCCAGCCGGTCAGCAAGCTCGCCCACCTGAAGGCGCATGCCACCGATATATTCAGGGTACCGAACGACCCTGAAGGCATCGAAAACGCCAAGCAATACAAGCACCGTGTCTATCATGTCAAACGGGAAGCCACCTATCAATTCGAGAACTACTACCTGCTCAGTACACGGGCGAGCGGCACCGAAGGCGTCATCGGCTGGATCCGCGCCACTGAAGCAACAGCGCACGTGCATACGCTGGTCGATCGTGATAAGAAGCAGCTGATGCTGACCGGCAGCGGCTATGCATCCACAGCCCC from Salinicoccus sp. RF5 includes these protein-coding regions:
- the tagH gene encoding teichoic acids export ABC transporter ATP-binding subunit TagH, whose product is MTKTIVTRNLVKNYKLYESQKERIFDLLSPRSHGQVFHALNGVDFEAEQGDVIGFIGINGSGKSTLSNIIAGIVPESGGEVHVNGQTALIAVAAGLNDELTGRDNIELKCLMLGFSKDEIRELEPDIIAFSELENFIDQPVKSYSSGMKSRLGFAISVNVDPDILIIDEALSVGDRAFAEKSLQKMMQFKEQGKTMIFVSHSINQVKNFCDKILWLEFGRVKAFGEVGDVIPLYESFLNKWQKMSKEEREEYRTRTMNREMNGDDYRKVGSLLLLDDGEEDLEISHKYTIQPVSKLAHLKAHATDIFRVPNDPEGIENAKQYKHRVYHVKREATYQFENYYLLSTRASGTEGVIGWIRATEATAHVHTLVDRDKKQLMLTGSGYASTAPWGGQQQYVHESLEDQAGLGFAVNQTVLVGNNVWYRGRIKGEDKDVWVHESSTSEETTET